The Chitinophagales bacterium genomic sequence GTAAAAAAGCATACTATAACTAATTGATCTTCAATACCAGTTTCGGAGCAAAATCTCAACCGATTATACCTGACCATTTCCACTAATACATAACTGCATTTTCATTATTTTCAAAGAACCTCATCAACGCCCTGAAAGGAGATTAACAATTAATCAAATTTACGTTATTTTTACTACAAATACAACTAAAAAATAGCCGCGTTTCAGATATTCAGTAGATAAAAGAGCCGCGTGAACGCGGCTCTTTTATCTACTGATCCATGTTATTATTACTATTCTATTAATATCTTTTCAGCAACAATACCTTCGGTATTTTTCAGGCTGACAATATAGGTACCGACGGGTATATTATGCAAGCTTATGTTCAATGTTTCAGTGGGTTTATCTAAAGTTATTTTCTTTACAACCCTGCCTGACAGGTCGGTAATAGTCACTATACCATTGCTCTGTATCTTATCGAAAGACAACAGTATATTGCCGCTGGCAGGGTTGGGTGCAATTTTAAGGCCGGTATTGGCTGTAACTGTTTTAACTGCCCCCGGGTTATGAGTCGTGTCTTTGTTGTTATAAGCTGTATCTGTTATGACCCATAGCTCGAAACCGGTAGTATCGAACGAGCCTCTCAGGAAAAGGGAGCCGTTAGCGACCGCTAGTATATCTATTATGCTGCCCATACCATTAGTACCTTGCGAATGGCCGAGTACCTTTTTAGTACCCGCTGTAGTGCCATCAGTTACATAAAACTCAGGACCTTTAGGATTGGGGTAAAAAGTATCGCTGGCACTAAAAAACAATTTACCAGCATAGGCGGTAAACCTGTCCGGGTTAGAACCCTGGTCACTCTGTTTATTAATATCCTGAATAAGTACTGTTCCGTTCGCAGTGCCGTCGGACACCCATAACTCCAGTCCGTGTACAGAATCGGTTGCAGTAAAAAACACCAGACTATCTTTAAGAGTTACAATCCGCTGATCAATGTACCCCCCATTCAAACTGTTAGGCACAACGCTTGGGTGTATTTTCTTCAGTCGGTGTGTTCCGTTGGCAGTGCCATCAGATACCCATGGCTCAATATCCCTGGAGTTTAATGCACCTGACGAATCCGCTCCGAAGAATAGTTTATTCTGCAAAACAACCATATTTGTTTTTATACCTTCCCCACTTCCACCCGGGTCAAATGTCATGACATAACTTGTACCATTTGCAGTGCCATCTGTTTGCCATAAGGAATAACCGAAAGGTGTTCCCGCCTGGGCCCTGAAATAATATTTACCATTATACATCACGCCATCTGTAAGCGTTGCCCAACCATTGGAATTTGAGCCTACCAGTTTGAATATCTGCGTACCGGCAGTAGTACCATCCGTAGTCCAGATCGCATTTCTTGCAGTACCATCATAAGCATTCACCAGAATAGTCCCGTTGACCTCTGCAACTACTGCAGCATCTGAGTGTTGGCCTCCCGACCTTATGTCTTTTAGAAGTATAGTACCATTTGCCGTACCATCAGTTACCCACAACTCTCTACCATGCGTTCCGTCGTCAGCTTTAAAAAACAAAAGATTTTTAGCTACATAAAAGAGCCCCGGATTAGACGAGCCTGCACCCGGATTTATATTTTTCAGCATCTGGGTTCCCAATGCTGTCCCGTCTGTTACCCAGAGTTCCTTACCATTTGTACCATCATCAGCAGCAAAGTATACTTTCCCTTTATATTTTGTAAAAAATTCGGGGTTGGAGGAGCCTGGTCCGGGTTTAATGTCCGTTACCCGTTTTGTACCTGCAGCCGTTCCGTCAGATATCCATAATTCATAGCCATACGTACCGTCATCTGCCTGGAAATAGACCAGCGAATCAATACCTACATAGCTCTGTGGCCTGGAATCGGCCGGTCCGGGATTGATATCAATACGCTCAATAACATACTGTGCCTGTAGTGTACAACTGATAAAAAAGGCGGCTAAAAAGCCGGGAAATGATTTTTTGAGTCTTAACATACAAAAATGGGTGGTTACATATAAAGATAGTAAAATGTTATATGTGGACACTTTTTTTACGATCTACCCCAAAAAATATCTTTCCCAAATCGTTGATCCTATAGCACCTTGCCGGTAATTTTCGATGTATTACATTTTTCAGGATAACTTTCATTAGCACACCCTATTGCCTAAAGTTTTTAATCTCTGTAGTCATAACATTTAATTATATTGTAACATAAATCAAAGAAGAAGATGAAGCAATTCTTTACATTTTTATGTGCAATGTTGTCTGTTTCAGCTATGGCACAGCCAACAGCTTACTATGCTTTACGCATCAATGCAACTACGCAGGCTACACCTAACCCAACAGTAACATTACGGTGGGTGTGTCCACCGGGGACCGGCACTACGTACATATACCGTAAAGCAAAAACTGCTACTGCGTGGGGTGCTGCCATTGCGCAGCTACCGGATGCTACATTAAGCTATATTGACAACAAAGTAGCAGCCGGTGGTGCTTATGAGTACTACATCAAAAAAACAGACAGCACCGGAGCGCACGGATATATATATGCAGGTATCAACGAGCCTGCCATTCATTACAGGGGTGCCATGATATTATTGGTTGATGATGCCTTTACAAATACCTGTAGTACCGAGATAGCAACTTTGATGAAGGACCTGAGTGGCGACGGGTGGAAGGTTATACGTAAAGACTTTCCAAGAACAGCTACAGTTGCTACCGTAAAAAGCTATATAACAGCTACTGCGCAAGCTGACACAAGTGTTGAAGGCGTATATATACTGGGGCATATTGCTGTGCCTTACAGCGGAGAATTAAATCCTGACGGACATAAAGACCATATTGGAGCATGGCCTGCGGATGCCTATTACGGTGAACTGAATGGCACATGGACAGATGCCTCGGTAAACAATACCACATCTGCAAACACACT encodes the following:
- a CDS encoding T9SS type A sorting domain-containing protein, which gives rise to MLRLKKSFPGFLAAFFISCTLQAQYVIERIDINPGPADSRPQSYVGIDSLVYFQADDGTYGYELWISDGTAAGTKRVTDIKPGPGSSNPEFFTKYKGKVYFAADDGTNGKELWVTDGTALGTQMLKNINPGAGSSNPGLFYVAKNLLFFKADDGTHGRELWVTDGTANGTILLKDIRSGGQHSDAAVVAEVNGTILVNAYDGTARNAIWTTDGTTAGTQIFKLVGSNSNGWATLTDGVMYNGKYYFRAQAGTPFGYSLWQTDGTANGTSYVMTFDPGGSGEGIKTNMVVLQNKLFFGADSSGALNSRDIEPWVSDGTANGTHRLKKIHPSVVPNSLNGGYIDQRIVTLKDSLVFFTATDSVHGLELWVSDGTANGTVLIQDINKQSDQGSNPDRFTAYAGKLFFSASDTFYPNPKGPEFYVTDGTTAGTKKVLGHSQGTNGMGSIIDILAVANGSLFLRGSFDTTGFELWVITDTAYNNKDTTHNPGAVKTVTANTGLKIAPNPASGNILLSFDKIQSNGIVTITDLSGRVVKKITLDKPTETLNISLHNIPVGTYIVSLKNTEGIVAEKILIE